The segment AAATAAAGACTTTCTTGATTCCAAATATTCTTGGATTAGAATGTCAAGATAGGCTACCTGTGCTGATGAAATCTTCTGTGCACAAATCAAATCAACAACATCTTTAAGCTGGAGAGTTAACTGCCACACATCATCTTCTGGATTTTGCACTTTTTCACCTATTAACACTGGAAGCAATCTCAAAAAATTCCAGTTCTGGATGGCTTGCCCTGAAAGCTTGGCCAGACCAGATTTGACAGCACATGGCTTTGTGAGAGCATCAGCTCCTTTGTACTTAAACTGCTTGATGCGCCGGTTCAAAGTTGAATATGTAAACCATTGCTTTTGTTTAATGAAATACTTCAAGTACAATGCAACATCATAGGATAACACACCCTCAAATATATCATGGCCTAAACACGGTGGGAGAGCAGGATGGCAAACATGAAAAGATTTTAGAGTATTAAAATCTGAGTTTACCTTTATGCCTTTATAGTCCTGAATGTCTTCAGTTTGTAGATCACAAACAGCAGAATCGTAACTGTCAGGGGTACGCTGTGGACCACAAACATTGGGGTCATCATTTTGAAACTCATTTCGGGTTATTTCGCAGTACCTGCAAAAGTACTGAGAACGACTGAAATTTTCTGTAAACCCCCCTATGCTGTGCGAACCCAAATTGTCACCGGCAATACAAAACAAGCCTCCTTTGATCATTTTACCATCTACAGTTATTCCGTTTTCTTCCAAATCTTTTAAATCCTGTAGTAACTCAGAGAAAACTTTAGCATATCCAAACTGTTTTAAGTCATTCTCTACACACAGTAAGACAAGGGACATGTGATCAGTATTGGATCGCAGATAAGCAGGTAAATTAGCCACAGATAGATAAACTGCTAaaactttgtgcttttttttagCAGAGCCAAGGGGATTGACAATTTCAAAAGCATCCTGGTAAAGAATTAGTTTCAGGCATTCTGGGTTTTCAGTGAAAAACTGGTTGGACTTTAAGCTTTTGCCATCACTTATGTCACTGAAAACATCTGATTCTGTTGCACAAGGCGTTTGTGACATTGAATTCTTCCAGAATTCTGACTGCAGTAAGCTACTTAATGTTTGCTTTACCGGTATGTAGTATGCAAACCTTTGTGTCATATTTTCATCATTTCCTAAGCTTACCTTTTTAGGCTCTATGTACTTGAACATTTGCTTGAATGTCTGCGCTCTTGAAAATGCTGTTCTCAGTGGACCCTGATGACAGAAAGAGAACAAATCTGAAATTTTTACACAATCACAAACTTTAGTGACAATATCCTCTGTTACACACATATCATTTTGTAAAAGTGACCGTATTTCACTTAAAGTGTAATCTTGTCCTAGATCatgcacattttgcatctcttCAACAATTGTTTGTATTGTTGAAGCTGGAAGGAGGAGCTGCCCTTGCAATTTTAGGTAAAGTAAACAAACATTCCTAAGAAATGACTCTTTAAAATTCTGTGGCAGTTCAACATTGTCACTCGTTTCATCATTTGAGGTCTGGGAAACATCATTACATGCAATGACAGCAGAAGACTGAGAAACAATATTTCTGTAAGTGTCACTTATGCTATCCACCAAACATGATCTATGCTGTCTGGACATATGAGCAGTAAACGTTGATTTCACAGTGAACGTTTTTTTACAACCCTTTACTGGACATGCCAAAGCTTGCCCCTCAACTATATGCCCTTTTAAGTGGCATACGAGTTCCTTAACTGTGTGAAATTGTCGAATCACACAATGAAATGGAACATTTTAAATCTGTGACAGCAGCTGTAACAACAGGTGCAGACTCATTGTGATACCGATAGAAATGAGCTTTAAAAGCTGCATAACTACAAAATGTCCGTTTGCAGTTAGCGCCAAGACATTTGAAAAAACAGCGGGGTTCGTTTCTATGAACTCTACAGTGCAGCACATAACCCCTCAACGTCTCCAGCGTCTTGCTGCAAAAACGACAAGTAATCATTTTTAAGCAATAGACCCCCCTGACGCATCCTTATTATGACTGCAAATAGCCTTGATTGCAATCATTGTGTAATACTGTCTTTTAAATTTTACGAAAACAAGCTGTTAATTTACCACTGACTGCAACAAAGTTCACGTGTACACGTGTCAGCATTCACAAACATGGAATGCACTGGGGCGATCGCGCTTGCTATGACCCTTGACCTTCGTTAAAATCCAAGGAGCAATCTTCCGATCTCTCTAGGTGTGTTCGACTTCATGCGGCGCCGCAAGAACTGACAGCCGGATGACGTCAAAGTACTGCGAGAGCGAGTCGTAAGGtatcgaatcgctctcgcggtactctGATGTCATCCTGTCGCCGCAGGAAGTTTGATCTTTTGCGAGGAGACGTCACATTTACTACTGCAGGCAAGAGTAGGCAGCCGCAATGAGGGAAGGAGTGGAAAAGATGCAGGCAAACTAGACACTCCCTGAATCTCGCATTATCGCTGTGTTGACTACAGACGTCAGTAAAAGAAGAGATCACGTTCGCGTATTTTATCGCGGATTAAATCGATGCAACTGAAATACCaacaatgcatttacatttacattaagatGTTTATAAGGAGATTCAACAAGGTGAAATGTGTGGAAACAGCTCACAGTACAAATAATTCAACACCAATACAAAAGTTTAAaggaattcattaaaaatataaatgtaaaaagtcaagaacaaaaaatataaattttttgctaatctcaaacaagcctattgGTGAAGTGTCCGACTTAAAAGCCCTTTTTCACTCCTCCCCAGTGCAGCCGTCTGCTCTAGTCTAAATTTCAGGCGAGGCAAGGTGCATCTCAAACAAGCTTAGAATAGAAATGTAGAATTGTGAAATCATCTcctaaatttgttattttttaaacgaactgaaaatgtatatgaattcttaaaaaaaattgaaaggtcCTAAAGCACAAAAAATATATGATACCCTAAAGCACTTCACAACTGTGAACAATGATTGAATGCTCCCCTTATGTCATGTTataatctttatatttatttatttatttattattttatttttgttactaaGTCTACATGTTCCTGTCTGTATTAAGTGCTCCCTCAGGCTATATCTTTTCTGTATCCTATTttgaagaaacacattttatgcagccatgtttgtttgtaaatctttatattttaaataaataaaattagtttcTTCTTTAATAAAGCCATTACAGAAGTGACttaactgtaattcatcgactagccgcttgaggctggctcaAAAAGGAAGTCAATTCCCATATAcctccatgttaaaatgcccatcTTTACAGTAGAAAATATGTTTACAGCCTGATACAGCCTGGTGCTATTTTTTCCcgtcatgacaactgtgagggtgaATTGTTTTGTAACTCATCCGTTTCATTTATATTAAGTTTTAGATAGAGCTCTGTATAATTAAGGGCGCGGCCAATTAAGGGACAAGTGAACTGCCACTGCTAGAATCGAGCTTttagtagagctgaagatctttgcccgaacccgacgggacccgtcgggacccgacgggcTCGGGCGGGTTCGGGCTTCATTTCTAACATTTTACATGGGCTCGGGGCGGGCTCGGCCTTGCGCTCCGGCTTTGtgaggtaaatgagcggtcaaGTTCAATGCTGCTGGATGCACTATCAGTATAGCGCAGGATCGCGCTGAATTCATTTACAGTGGATTTAATGATTTTCCTCATCAAAAACATGTagcctaatcttggtgagtagGTTTTTCAATGTATAACTAAATATGAATCGAGtcttaaatacataatttagacAGAGGATAGACTAATGTTGGCAGTAATGGAGAGAAGTGCCGACGCAAATCCCGCGGAGCCTTtctcttaatttcgttattgccaaataccaatCTTAATTCagaatgtattatcttaatttaattcgttaagaaatattaattttattggcATATTTATAGTGTATTGCATAAGCCTATTTAGAAtgagatgttacaatgttacagaTTACTTATTTCTTTGTTTCAACTTCCAAGTGGCGTGTAGATTATTagtcatgaataaataatgttaaaacctGTGTAAATttctcattcttgacaaaagctgtgtgtgtgcgcacatttaaataatgtcgggctgtaaacgggttcgggcttttaaaaagctgtcaatctaAATGTACGTTCGGGTTCGGGCTGCATTCTGTCGGGCTCCGGACAtttcgggcctaacttttaaggcctgaTTACAGCTCTAGCTTTTAGCAACCAGTCACCTCAACTTCACTAACCTCCCGCCTCTTTACTCATTTCGGTTATCCGCGAGTGATAcggattgcgtcataacctgcgactctctgtcgcacagtagagaatttaccgtatggacaggaggagaagcgtACGTAGAATATGTCGTACTggcattaaattttaaaataaatgctatgcaaaatgaaaaaataatgcatcaaaatacttaccaaaatgtgctcctgttcacgctcgccgtctctgcaagattcggtgggtgatttagatttctcttggcacagctattagaagacttacaattgtcagacaggttgctcacgtcacatctacgtcatcaagctcgatttgagtctgcgcagtacgctcgaccgtGCTTCttacttcacttgtctccgttgaatccaatggggtcgctgtctccatttcttttactgtttatgGCACCGCATACTTTAAgcttcaaaaatgctcttcacaaaccaatgggtgacgtcacggacactacgtccatattttgtACAGTCTATGGTTAAAATAAGCGCGATAATCCGAATGCTTAGTGGATGAGGCAAAGCTCCAGGGATACACACAAAGctcatattttgacatttaaacacgGATGTTTATTTACATGGAAATTTTACACAGGCATCATTAATGAAATTATtctgtaaatgaataaaacatttttttatttgatttacaattgattaagaatgaaataaaattgttaaaaatacttatcaataattattatactTAATAACGCTTAAACTGTTTATGTGGAAATGGAATACATAACTACAGTAGGATGAATGCAATTCCATAACCAGCTAGGCTGTGTTCCAAAGCTTAGGCAGCTGACTTCGGAGGCATGAAGGCAGCTCCGGTCTACTTAATTCATaatacaaaactattttttaatccttcatattaacaatatttttgcTGTTATTGAACATTATCTGTAAATTatagaattaataaaatgtaacatgtttCCCTTTTTTGCTGCATTAGACTCCtttttatattacagtttttctctgtttaaattgcacttatatttaaatgtgcaaataaatatggttgtttTAACATATCCTTACTGTAAAATTGATGGTTCACTGTTTTACAACAGTATTTTTTGAAATTGCAAAATATGAGTGTTAATGTAAcaaaatgtcattgttttttGGTTTACAAAATTTTGATGTCATGAATTCACACAATTTTTCAGTTAATTTCActgacattttttacagtgtgactATAATATGCGCAGGAATAATTTCATGCAATAATTGcaaaatattgttttctgtgcTGTGAAGTGCCTTAATCTGATCTCTCCTCCCACTTTGAACATTTTTCAGACAATCGATTtcatactaataataaaattaaggaaTTTCTGGGGTTGGAGTCTGATGAAAGTAGCAAAGCACTGCCTAAGAAAAGAGCCTCAGTCCCACCATCAAGATATACAGATTCAGATGAAACTGATGTTGAGAATACACCGGTAAGACTGTTTGTGTtcaactgtcagtaaattaatttTAAGCATATAATCACACACCATATACTTAATGACTGAACTGAAATGTTTGCAGACTTAAAAAAAGGTCTCTGGTATTTTTTAAAACTATGTCCTTTTGTTAGAAAAGTAAAACCATCAGTGACAAACAGGCTATGCAAAGGAAGTGTACAAGGCAAGACAACAAAGTAATCTACTTATTTTTGAACCTGACTATATCCAAAATGTGAATGGCATCAAAATCTTCTTTGAGATCTGCCTCCTTCCCCTTCAGATTCTCTTACTTAGCATCCTATACtgtacattaattttatttatatctgtTTACATTTATTGAGGTACAGTAGTAAGACAAATATCTAAGAAGATGAATACGTATCATCTCCTTATCTGCTCCATTGTCATacacttttaataacatttttggcCCAGTAGTTTTAAAAGTAAGCATTACTTTCATGATGCCATCTTGACTGGCACACTTCCATTGTATAGCCTTTTCATATATGATAGCTGGATATACCACTCTCAATtgaatgttttcataaaaatgaatgGATTTTTCCACTGATGTTTGGACTAGTCTCAGTCAGCTCAGACTTTACACGTATATTgagaactatttttattttattttttatctacttGCACTGGAATCATGGAATCATAGACTTGTTGCTCTTTTTCCTTGACAGACCCAAAGGAAAAGGACAGTGATCCCCAAACCACAGAGAAATGTTGCCCAAATGATTGTTGATGAGTATCAAGCCACAACCTTGACAGAGACTCAGAAGAAGCTGAAGGAAATGGAGGAGGAAAACAAAAAATTGAGAAACGACAACGAAAAATTAAGAAGAATGCTTATTAGAGGtatcaaatttattttagtattgtggTGAATCATGCAATCAGCTATCACACTGTTTTGTAGTTCTTATGGTCTGTGCACTTATTGTTGATTATTGTTGAACTGTTGTTTTGTTCCAATAACATTATTTAACTTGGTATGTAAAGTTGAggcaaataatttaataattggcAATGACAATAATTATTGGTAACTGCATTTCTATGAAGTATATAAAACACCTGAGTAGGTAAATTAgtataataaattgttttatcatattttattttgttttatttttgttgttagaGCTACCAAATCTGATTAATGAAGTGAAGATGGCTCTGAAGTCTCAGTGTTCATCAACGACATCAGTCAGCTCTGACTTGGAAAGTAGACAGGGTTTGCCACAGAGTATTGCACAGCCCTCCCCACAGCCCTCTCCCACAGCCCTCCACCCACCGAAAGCAGTATCCACAGAACAGGTAGTGTACTATTTAAATTAATCAATGAACACTGCACTGTTCAATGAACCATTtggtaatatatatatctatataaaagtATTGCATCCCATTGGCAATGCTgcataataaattgtttttgtaCTCTTCCTAAAACAGGTGGAAATTTGTCCTGGATCAAATGTATTTGTTGACAGACTGGCATGGGCTGTGGCCCAGAATGCGAACTCCACCTCCTGTTTTGTAAGATCACTCCTGACAGCAGTGTTCCCAATTGATGTGCTTCTGGTGAGCAATCTTCGAGGAACATCCAGGGATTCTGGGACACAACGTCAGGCTCTTGACAAAATGAAAGTGGATGCTATCTACAGTAAGTTTCAAATCAGTTCAGAAATTGTAATTATGTAGATTGAATATCATAGATTCATATTATATTACAGCACTATgtggcatattattattattattattatatacaaagtGATCCACTGGAAGTAAGTTTATGCTACTTGTCTTGTTTAGGGCCAAAATAGTGaatgaatgagtcatttatatagTCATTTATTTAGTGGCAATGCCTATCAAACTCACAACTGTTCCATTTGGAAGCCCAGATCCCTAAACACTAGACCACCCACCACCCCCATGCTGCTGTTGAGTTGTCTAACTTGATATGTAGTCATTAACTGTGGGCCACCTTGCTTCCTAACAAGAGCAATGTTTTGCGTTTTATTCATTTGTCTCACAGGAGCAACACTGCAAAAGTGGCCTCATGTGGTGCCCTCCAGCATTGGTGCAGCCATCAATGCCAAACTTACTGAAATtagaggaaagaaaaaaacacaaaaacatccgGAAACCTTAGTGCTTTTTGATGATTGATGGCCATGACAGTGTATGTTCACAGTTCTAGTTATTTTGCTGTTGCCTTTTGCATGTTTTGTTATTTCCATGAGCAAAGTTCTGTTTGCTATCAAGCTGGAATTGTATATTACTCATGAGGAGTAATTTGATTGTGTCACTTTGAGTTAAAATAAAAGAGTCAGTGACTGAAATTATATATGATTAGTATATTCGGAGATAATGTAATATTGACTGAAATCATGTATGATTATATGTAGATTTATAGTAATATTATGGGTGTAATATAAGGAATTAGGTGTAAAAATATAACACTTGAAAAGCAGGCACACAATTTccctataaaaaaatatgaaatctgtatgaaatacataaaaacaaatgaaacaaaatgtaaataaatcctATATGAATTTAATAAGACTAGCATATgattctatataaaaaatttaagtgATTTGTATATAAATATCAGTAATTTCCCTTATTTATGACTAATTCCATACACCTTTGCATACTGTTGTCATATAAAACTCATATAAGATTATTTGCAGTATCCATATATGACCCAAAAATCCCCTACAAGTTGTATGTGTGCTTTCTCGTAAGAATATGGCCATAAGCGGTCTGATTTTGTATAGGACATGTATTCGACCTGCATGGAAACACAGAAGGAATTTCTGGCCAAATAAAGTAAGGAAGATATATGGTTGCTATATATGAATCATTCAGGTTTTTTTCATATGGgtgatgccgagttgccatatccttcatactgatattatattatattattacatgatttcttgtttgactattaatcaagttatagcaagagtgaaatgtgtaaccttatgtgtgctgtatttcttttcctcaagattaatgtccacatattatgtgtgtgtatccaatcgtaatgataagacacttgccagtgctagaaagccttgaattttagataagttctgtgtatgtgtgttagtatctgtctgtacagggagaagctcagacagtcccaggacaaacgatcaactgccagtgtccagcatatcagatatacgtctttggagagttttatctatattttggaaccaatcagaattttgttgacttatgtattgacgcatttagtatcctctgtcagggtataactgtggttgattttgtattgtactgggggcggcctgcgaactccttcgagagtgttgctCTTCATTGCGACaaatctggtccttgggttttaactgtaaattcccctacagttaatggtggaggatcggcgggaaatagttctttggtgacatccctgatcaatcatcaaaccaaggtaggaaagattttagatttaatattattggttagggactgtctgtaagtggagggggtcgagagaaggaggaacgagaaacgactcactcagacgtgagggggtagacaccagctccggggtggagtaggtaaattggtgtcacaatatacctgtaaataaccttgtgagtataaggggtacaagtacacatcggtaggtcttgatataagatatttagagatgtgtacagttacagagggaacaggtgcacacctataggtcttagagagagacgtaaaaatttgtttctaggtgtgcacagtccagggggggacaaaaacgcattcttaacaggcatgtgaacccataaagggcagtgctgggtcaagcacccgagggacaagggacacgtagggccgtaaataggcagtgctggggCAAAGCACAGAGAGccgaaaagcacgagaggccataaagggcagtgcatttacggccgggtaagccaaagtaggggtatgggaaatcccgagaagaatgtaagacgctagatgGGGGTTCTAGTCGTAACTCGCTCTTCCAagtctcgatcacccaccattacagacgggggcgccccgagcttagaaataggccaggtcagtggttagggaaaaaagtatccaaaattagtgtttaaaaattaatagtgataattcatatgtgcacttATAAAAATATAGGAATATATGCAAAgagaaagtattgattgatctgggatgcctcaggaacaaccccaaaagagctaaaatgtagttttcatgaccctgattggattggaccagtatatggaaattctggaatatactttgcaatttcatcacacagaagtcaagtgctgttggtaagatcgccgcctcaatatgtttttggtatatgatataaatatgactgacaaattaggtaacctggtcagccctgatagaaataatgaaaaagaagagagcaaatgctgtaaacagtttggctctgaagctctgacttaaaaaaaaaaatcagtctgagctttgattctgattgtaatgttaaaacaaaaacttgattgactttaaactttaaagaaccagagagaaataaaaatgtataaatgtatgtgccgatttgttaaaaataatcccagaagtaactgagtgatgatttaatctgattctctgtgcatagaaagtttaaatgacaaagaatgatatcataagatCTGTTCTagttcctatataattgttgaaagtcctgacaaggcatactgaacagaattctgggttagtggaaaaaaaaaagaaaaaaaaaactgtaggctcACAAATTGGCAGtgacattttggaaaaacttagaagcttatgttttgctttaaaagatAAGATTGCTTTGACTGCAATGAAGCAGTTgtttttatctcatgctggcccccaccatgactctggcttaagcaAATATACCAGAGACATATTCTGAGTGGAAAATttgtaattcctatatttactaatatttggccaaaagagtaattttattgttggattgcaaaattgtagccacgcagcatcataaaaaataaactaaaataaaaattgaagagaaaagaaaattattgtttgtttatgagatgataaagttgtaaacaagtagcATTAAtgggggtttcaaagtaactttgaagacagcatgctagcaagacccaaagtaatatacctgggtcagataacctctgacagatttaaaaccaatgttgaaattcagaagccatggccagaattaagtgaatgaataaatacaagttgatgtaaaagtaatgacaatgacttcaaagaactttgagaaacatttgagttgcgaaaataaagtaaaaatacaaatataaagatgtttatttttaaaatgcatataatttctgacaagttttaaactgggctagagtaaactgatagtacgatgaaattatgttCAAAATggatgaaaatgcattgttacgggtcctgaatccctcagagttctctctctcattcaaagtaagctaaaatgccgttatctgagcCTGTGTTTAAGTTATAAgctatttatagtacagcacagtgtttcagtcaaatcataggcactgagatgctaaagcacatgctaaaaagagttcagatttaatgcattaagagggcaattggtggttaaatgttcaactgcccaatgcatgtaagaaataagagattataaaaataatgaataacaacttAGAAGCAATTGTTGAAGaaacatgaggtctttaaaatcataatacagaccctgagctatagatgtaataattttgaatagttaaacagttgtattgctatttgttatatgaccagtaacttatctgtcttatttttagtctccaccatcatacagggcctgatggctccagctacagaagcaacagaaaattacaatgaatggacgggtgtgcaaaataaattcactgagtgatctcagcatgatagtttggaggtatccaattgattttagggattaaatattagtttgattaacccttttcaatgttttaacactagtaggtgctgtcaatggctctcatggttcttgagtgcacctttcccgttgcaacgggaaagagtggttaccagtgtgcatgaggtgatttctcaatgacgggtaagatcctcttctggccagtaggggacaacctaaggcagggggtcaccgccattgggcacctgccctgaagggaggtgttatatgtgagatggtagtggagttgagcggatgcttgataggcctagagaatcattaagaggggaactgtaggaagtacagcaatctgcctcaaaatgtgagctcctccagacctgatcaccagcaaccgcattccttgatTGATTGTagtgacaagcgtccacaacttgatgccactatgccaggggatcacaccctgaggacaaggagcttatttataaagggttaatggcaatgggctgtcaagaaccatctgagaccatgtgatgacagacattatttaaaaaaaaattcttatgtggctaaaatgatattgaattaatatgtctatatcatagtctttactcatgcaggtcattaggcatggcacaagatgattacaagatatggtggtggctaaaaatgaagactgcttctgtataatcaagtgatggtttagataacaaaggttaaggtaaaaataattttaaagaaatgttcctagcattatgtattttaaacagttaaaactgagatttgagatatagaaactttgacatttttaacctatttgaattatttagggttatatgttgtaatgaatttgatattatagtctaagttaaagtttggcaaaaattgtcaaaatagataatatttttcacagtaagagagagagagagtgcttgattggaggcAGGGATGGTGCTCTGCTTCTCTTATCGGCCTGCTAAGTAAAAGTAACCAAAAGAGAGCAAAgattttaagaccaaaacaaccaggctgatttttctcaaaataaaatcattaatgaacaggcaaaatttgagattagataagagactaGGTTCAAACTAGGTAatatgcacagacaatgtttaagtttaaatccttccgatttaataccaaaagcaaaccttaaatatgagctgttaaaatattaatttgttaagtatgtgcatgcacgAGGATGGCTACTATATATTTTTGGGGGAcgattctgttcctgttttgtttcaattgtgTCACTAGActcactaacctctggaatgagtgttttatcattacagatgtgttaagtgaaattactttacagaagtaagtggattggttatccagctctgtctgctactggtaataatgactggttttgtcttttataatgctgatttaaatcactctctggattaatatgtttaagagtgtttatatgattggatttgtgaaa is part of the Carassius gibelio isolate Cgi1373 ecotype wild population from Czech Republic chromosome A4, carGib1.2-hapl.c, whole genome shotgun sequence genome and harbors:
- the LOC127971357 gene encoding uncharacterized protein LOC127971357, with product MIVDEYQATTLTETQKKLKEMEEENKKLRNDNEKLRRMLIRELPNLINEVKMALKSQCSSTTSVSSDLESRQGLPQSIAQPSPQPSPTALHPPKAVSTEQVEICPGSNVFVDRLAWAVAQNANSTSCFVRSLLTAVFPIDVLLVSNLRGTSRDSGTQRQALDKMKVDAIYRATLQKWPHVVPSSIGAAINAKLTEIRGKKKTQKHPETLVLFDD